The following proteins are encoded in a genomic region of Candidatus Methylospira mobilis:
- the dapC gene encoding succinyldiaminopimelate transaminase — translation MNPLLENLQSYPFEKLAALKEGLHPPAHKRHIALSIGEPQHPTPQLIRDALTAHMDQLNSYPTTRGTQDLRRRVAQWLQTRYRLPQQALDPESHILPVAGTREALFSFAQCLIDATRPALVLMPNPFYQIYEGAALLAGATPVYLNTTAGNQFIPSFDEIDDATWANCRLLYVCSPGNPTGAVMNAATHEKLINLADRYNFVIASDECYSELYRDENNPPPGLLQSAWDMGNSTFKNCVVFHSLSKRSNAPGLRSGFVAGDAAILKKYLLYRTYHGCALSLPVQAASVAAWSDEAHVKDNRALYNLKFDQVLAVLGSELALDTPDAGFYLWAKTPVPGVAFARGLFEKENITVLPGSYLSRQQSGMDPGRDYVRIALVAQPESCLEAAHRIKSFIHTL, via the coding sequence ATGAATCCTTTGCTGGAAAACCTGCAGTCCTATCCGTTTGAAAAACTGGCGGCTCTCAAAGAAGGGTTGCATCCGCCCGCGCACAAACGCCATATCGCGCTATCGATCGGAGAGCCTCAGCACCCGACGCCGCAACTGATACGCGATGCGTTGACCGCGCACATGGACCAACTCAACAGCTATCCGACCACCAGGGGAACGCAGGATCTGCGCCGGCGCGTCGCGCAATGGCTGCAGACGCGTTACCGCCTGCCGCAACAGGCCCTGGACCCGGAGTCGCACATTTTGCCGGTAGCCGGCACGCGCGAAGCGCTGTTTTCGTTCGCACAATGCCTGATCGACGCGACGCGCCCGGCCCTGGTGTTAATGCCCAATCCGTTCTATCAGATTTACGAAGGCGCGGCGCTACTGGCCGGCGCAACGCCTGTTTATCTGAACACCACGGCGGGCAATCAATTTATCCCGAGCTTCGACGAGATAGACGATGCAACCTGGGCGAACTGCCGGTTGCTGTATGTATGTTCGCCAGGCAATCCGACCGGCGCGGTCATGAATGCGGCTACGCATGAAAAACTGATCAATCTGGCCGACCGTTACAACTTCGTGATCGCTTCCGACGAATGCTATTCGGAACTTTATCGCGATGAAAACAACCCTCCGCCCGGCCTGCTGCAATCGGCCTGGGACATGGGAAACAGCACTTTCAAAAATTGCGTGGTTTTTCACAGCCTCTCCAAGCGCTCAAATGCGCCGGGATTGAGATCGGGCTTTGTCGCCGGCGATGCGGCGATATTAAAAAAATACCTGCTCTACCGCACCTATCACGGCTGCGCGCTGTCGCTGCCGGTCCAGGCCGCCAGTGTGGCGGCCTGGTCGGACGAAGCGCACGTCAAGGACAACCGCGCACTGTACAATTTAAAATTCGATCAGGTGCTCGCGGTTCTCGGCAGCGAGCTGGCGCTCGACACCCCCGACGCCGGATTTTACCTTTGGGCAAAAACGCCTGTGCCTGGCGTTGCATTTGCCCGCGGCCTGTTCGAAAAGGAAAATATTACCGTACTTCCCGGCAGCTATCTGTCCCGGCAGCAATCGGGCATGGACCCCGGCCGCGACTACGTGCGCATCGCGCTGGTCGCGCAGCCGGAAAGCTGTCTCGAAGCCGCGCACCGCATTAAATCGTTTATTCACACTCTCTAA
- the dapD gene encoding 2,3,4,5-tetrahydropyridine-2,6-dicarboxylate N-succinyltransferase, producing the protein MSLEATINQAFENRNEISPATVSSEVRAAIHEALHLLDSGERRVAEKTSGAWLVNQWLKKAVLLSFRIADNRIMEGGETKYFDKVEPKFGSYGPEDFRQTGARIVPPAAVRKGAFIGANVVLMPSFVNIGAYVDSGTMVDTWATVGSCAQIGKNVHLSGGVGIGGVLEPLQAGPTIIEDNCFIGARSEVVEGVIVEEGSVISMGVYIGQSTKIYNRMTGEISYGRIPAGSVVVSGNLPAKDGSHSLYCAVIIKQVDEKTRGKVGINELLRD; encoded by the coding sequence ATGTCGCTCGAAGCCACCATCAATCAGGCATTTGAAAACCGCAACGAAATCTCTCCCGCCACGGTCAGCTCCGAAGTGCGCGCCGCGATACATGAAGCTCTGCATCTGCTCGACAGCGGAGAGCGCCGGGTAGCTGAAAAAACATCAGGCGCATGGCTAGTCAACCAGTGGCTGAAAAAAGCGGTATTACTGTCGTTCCGCATCGCCGACAACCGCATCATGGAAGGCGGCGAAACCAAGTACTTCGACAAGGTGGAACCCAAGTTCGGCAGTTACGGCCCGGAAGATTTCCGGCAAACCGGCGCGCGCATCGTACCGCCGGCCGCAGTGCGCAAAGGCGCGTTTATCGGCGCCAATGTGGTGCTGATGCCGTCGTTCGTCAATATCGGAGCTTATGTCGACAGCGGCACCATGGTCGATACCTGGGCAACGGTCGGCTCCTGCGCGCAAATCGGTAAAAATGTGCACCTCTCCGGCGGCGTCGGCATCGGCGGCGTATTGGAACCATTGCAGGCGGGGCCCACCATCATCGAAGACAACTGCTTCATCGGCGCGCGCTCCGAAGTCGTCGAAGGCGTGATCGTAGAAGAAGGATCGGTGATTTCCATGGGTGTTTACATCGGCCAAAGCACCAAAATCTACAATCGCATGACCGGCGAGATCAGCTACGGACGCATCCCGGCCGGCTCTGTCGTCGTTTCCGGCAACCTGCCGGCAAAAGATGGCAGCCACAGCCTGTACTGTGCTGTTATCATTAAACAGGTCGATGAAAAAACCCGTGGAAAGGTAGGCATTAACGAACTACTGCGCGATTGA
- a CDS encoding DCC1-like thiol-disulfide oxidoreductase family protein: MRTTLTGLARAYIRAGLEKQVPATGLGIFRILFGLVVLQEIFFLIYFRHFIYDPIPFLDQASPVVHLYLGFWAMAAGCITFGYHTRIAAVANYLFWVTFVGFTAMWQDFDGGFDQFMIGSSLFLIFLPVNRALSLDALRDKLKFSRPGHGYTPPTEVSVLAYYLPLAVLMGFLYFDAAIHKLSAPFWLNGMGSWLPPTMPYYMSPLDMSWLLNQHSAESIIGYTLIVFQFAFLPLFWFKRARAPLLLIGLSFHTGIVLSLNIYPFGFGMLVHYALLVPFAWWRSIHAFLAFKNPVLTVFYDQECPLCQRTVIIINHFDILDAVDFKGLQEHARHYPALDAIPEQTLLTDIYALDRNNRLYAGVDTYIGILLAMRSTAPFGAVLGLPGILQLARLFYRRVADNRSRTGCTDLCLPALSGANDPPPVSQTQARIAGRLSRLMIVACLLQINSTLHFGLFYRLNDGHASSEAGQIVEAASNAILLLSHSFTGITPHALYMHDHFQGYNHILGITYIDEQGAERWLPFVNEEGRIVTPNWGRIQSMWANVAVTRHIDLKRLEKGLMRVTAFWGTETGLNLEKTRFKLKVKEIRVPMDWEYDLRHYNLQQPWTDLGAVTWKNGSMRLDIPDSALAQQLGIAAPK; the protein is encoded by the coding sequence ATGCGCACCACACTGACTGGCCTGGCCCGCGCCTACATACGCGCCGGCCTTGAAAAACAGGTTCCCGCAACCGGTCTCGGTATATTTCGCATACTGTTCGGCCTGGTGGTACTGCAGGAAATTTTTTTCCTGATCTATTTCCGTCATTTCATATACGACCCGATCCCTTTCCTGGATCAGGCGTCGCCGGTGGTGCATTTATACCTGGGGTTCTGGGCAATGGCGGCAGGCTGCATCACGTTCGGCTACCATACGCGTATCGCCGCCGTCGCCAACTATCTGTTCTGGGTTACTTTCGTCGGTTTTACCGCAATGTGGCAGGACTTCGACGGCGGTTTCGACCAGTTCATGATCGGCTCCAGCCTGTTTCTGATATTTTTACCGGTAAATCGCGCGCTGTCATTAGACGCGCTCAGGGACAAACTGAAGTTTTCGCGCCCGGGACATGGCTATACGCCGCCGACAGAGGTATCGGTGCTGGCCTACTATCTGCCGCTGGCCGTATTGATGGGCTTCCTGTACTTCGACGCCGCGATACACAAGCTTTCCGCGCCGTTCTGGCTGAACGGCATGGGTTCCTGGCTTCCGCCCACCATGCCGTATTACATGTCGCCGCTCGATATGAGCTGGCTGCTCAACCAGCATAGTGCGGAGAGCATTATCGGCTATACGCTGATCGTGTTCCAATTCGCGTTTCTGCCGCTGTTCTGGTTTAAACGCGCACGAGCGCCATTGCTATTAATCGGCTTGAGCTTTCATACCGGCATCGTGCTGTCGCTGAACATCTATCCGTTCGGGTTTGGCATGCTGGTGCATTACGCGCTGCTGGTCCCGTTCGCCTGGTGGCGCAGCATCCACGCTTTTTTGGCCTTTAAAAACCCGGTTCTGACTGTGTTCTACGACCAGGAGTGTCCGCTTTGTCAACGCACCGTCATAATAATCAATCACTTCGATATACTGGATGCTGTGGACTTCAAGGGGTTACAGGAACATGCGCGCCATTACCCGGCGCTCGACGCCATCCCGGAACAAACGCTGCTCACCGATATCTATGCACTCGACCGGAATAACCGCCTTTATGCCGGAGTAGACACCTATATCGGGATTCTGCTGGCGATGCGCAGCACGGCGCCGTTCGGCGCGGTACTGGGATTGCCGGGCATCCTGCAACTGGCTCGCCTCTTTTATCGGCGTGTTGCCGACAACCGTAGCCGCACCGGCTGCACTGACCTCTGCCTGCCTGCGCTATCCGGCGCAAACGACCCGCCGCCCGTCTCCCAGACCCAGGCGCGCATAGCCGGACGCCTGAGCCGCCTGATGATCGTCGCCTGCCTGTTGCAAATCAACAGCACCCTGCACTTCGGCCTGTTTTACCGTCTCAACGACGGCCATGCGAGCAGCGAAGCGGGGCAAATCGTCGAAGCGGCCAGCAATGCGATTCTGTTGCTGTCGCACAGTTTCACCGGCATCACGCCGCACGCCCTGTATATGCACGACCACTTCCAGGGCTACAACCATATCCTCGGCATCACCTACATCGACGAACAGGGCGCAGAGCGCTGGCTGCCGTTCGTCAACGAAGAAGGACGCATCGTCACGCCGAACTGGGGGCGTATACAATCGATGTGGGCGAACGTGGCGGTCACGCGCCATATCGACCTGAAACGGCTGGAAAAAGGCCTGATGCGCGTAACCGCGTTCTGGGGTACGGAAACCGGCCTGAACCTGGAAAAAACCCGTTTCAAACTCAAGGTCAAGGAAATCCGCGTGCCGATGGACTGGGAATACGATCTGCGCCATTACAATCTGCAGCAACCCTGGACCGATCTCGGCGCCGTTACCTGGAAAAACGGCAGCATGCGGCTCGATATTCCCGATTCGGCTCTGGCGCAACAACTTGGAATTGCCGCGCCGAAATAG
- a CDS encoding HDOD domain-containing protein, whose protein sequence is MLNYKSGRLPSLPMVAQKILALNMDNDRDQDALVPAICQCPVTTARIVAMANSAGYGVPGHTVTSVKEAVQRIGLRKAYNSALASALFSMGKQTGKNRLNRDRLWAHNTEVTRVMREIALCLPAVARPTEADIALTGLLHDMGFIIYDALEPTASTDFFKELSKETGDLKALSLQIFEITHEEVGAEVLKLWGIPENIVEAVRHHHDVHSKRGKLSALVVVAEALLRFSDFGYERHAQAISDADVARLLDIDIAQVVVIVGELRKKGLPVIM, encoded by the coding sequence ATGCTGAATTACAAAAGCGGCAGGCTGCCGTCCCTGCCTATGGTGGCGCAGAAAATTTTAGCGCTGAATATGGACAACGACCGCGATCAGGATGCGCTGGTTCCCGCCATTTGCCAATGTCCGGTCACTACCGCGCGCATAGTTGCGATGGCCAATTCCGCTGGTTACGGCGTGCCGGGACATACGGTGACTTCGGTCAAGGAGGCCGTTCAGCGTATCGGTCTGCGCAAGGCTTACAACTCTGCATTGGCAAGCGCATTGTTTTCCATGGGGAAACAGACCGGTAAAAACCGCTTGAACCGTGACCGGCTATGGGCTCATAACACCGAGGTAACCCGGGTGATGCGCGAAATAGCGCTCTGCCTGCCTGCTGTCGCGCGGCCAACGGAAGCGGATATTGCGCTGACAGGCTTGCTGCACGACATGGGTTTTATTATCTATGACGCGCTGGAGCCGACGGCCAGCACCGATTTCTTTAAGGAATTAAGCAAGGAAACCGGTGATCTAAAAGCGCTGTCGTTGCAGATATTCGAGATTACCCATGAAGAAGTGGGCGCCGAGGTGCTGAAGTTATGGGGCATCCCTGAAAACATAGTGGAAGCGGTGCGTCACCATCACGATGTGCATTCAAAACGCGGCAAGTTGTCTGCGCTCGTCGTAGTCGCCGAGGCGCTGTTGCGGTTTTCTGACTTTGGCTACGAGAGGCATGCGCAGGCTATCTCCGATGCGGATGTGGCGCGCTTGCTGGATATCGACATTGCCCAGGTTGTTGTCATTGTCGGCGAGTTAAGGAAAAAAGGCTTGCCGGTCATCATGTAA
- a CDS encoding PAS domain S-box protein — protein MHEKFVPAGRYGFNEPFVRLIDIATRDVAGLPVTAQLGKAASIMAERQISSIVVLDAAGYPEGIVTERNVLLAMHSATPRETELRNIMSSPVICAPPAMACLDAYQLCLRESIRHLVIVDGDGALLGVITETDFRLHMNLTALAGRRQVASIMCRSVCSLPPEAGLRDAVEMMQSHHDTSVVVVEGYRPVGIVTERNIVRFYCNDHENGTAVLRDVMSAPVLTVTVDSTINEAADLMLKAGVRHLVVLDQAGQLAGFLDEHDLTRTMILGLMEDESIADAAFLRTLIKTIPDLVWLKNEAGAYLACNQRFENFLGAPEAEIVGKTDYDFLDKSQADAFREHDVRVIASGTPAVKEVSLTFASDGYHGRFETVKTPMHDGDGRLIGVLGVARDITERARMQRQLDDYRKRLEGQVAEESTKFSALIEQSLVGHYIIQDEVFHYVNSGFAALFGYDAPEEIIDRIPYLDLVADQDRGRVAGNIRRQLAGVSTSIRYSFSALKRDGARIMVEVHGSVIDYQGRPAIIGTVVDVSDAYRTRAELESLVEQKNAELYRSEKLFRTIFEQAGSGIELIDPATLRFLDVNDAACTKLGYTRDEYLKLRLADTQAELSEQELRQVVNRLDETKGGARFENRHRCRNGDVLDIEIHARMLDMGEQRLLVGIWHDITERKRNEAAMVAREREFRTLAENTPDNIARHDSNARLLYINPALERTLGRRRDELLGKIPQEVAPGDIYANYQQTILQVAATGESASFELVHPDEQGLPSRVHLIKAVAEPGSGNKRNVLAVGRDITDLKRAEENMRLLASIFETCQEAILVTNADNIIVVVNPAFSRITGYRRDEVLGKNPKILSSGRQDKVFYAHMWQAIKTKMEWRGEVWNRRKSGEVYAELLSIAVISDERGRALRHVGVFSDITALKSHEAELNQIANYDALTALPNRRLLTDRLQQAIARAQRSSKVLAVCYLDLDGFKQVNDRFGHEAGDQLLVDMTYRLQAALRAEDTLARLGGDEFVILLGDLADEHDYFPVLDRMLAIVAAPVIRDGREMTVSASIGVTFYPHDNEDGDTLLRHADQAMYAAKQTGKRRYQVYDAGHDQRLRRVYEFKLEIERGLNEGEFELYYQPKMELASGRILAVEALIRWRHPERGLLLPADFLPVIENSELEIRLGAWVIDAALAQLAVWQETGIDLGVSINISARHLQSEDFVSGLELTLSRYPSVPRDKLQIEILETAALEDFDLSTETIQACRKLGVDFALDDFGTGYSSLAYLRRLPADTLKIDASFIRNLLEDSGDQAIVQGVIALAKAFNRSTVAEGVEVPELIPILINIGCTHAQGYGIAYPMPVEELLLWLNERVSRI, from the coding sequence ATGCATGAAAAGTTTGTTCCCGCCGGACGTTACGGGTTTAACGAGCCGTTCGTTCGTTTAATCGATATCGCTACGCGCGATGTCGCCGGTCTCCCGGTCACTGCGCAGCTTGGTAAAGCCGCGAGTATCATGGCGGAACGCCAGATATCGTCCATCGTGGTGCTGGATGCCGCAGGATATCCCGAAGGTATTGTTACCGAACGCAATGTCCTGCTGGCAATGCACTCTGCTACTCCCCGTGAAACGGAGTTGCGGAATATCATGTCTTCGCCGGTAATTTGCGCGCCGCCGGCCATGGCTTGTCTGGACGCCTATCAGCTTTGTTTACGCGAAAGCATACGGCATCTGGTTATCGTGGACGGCGATGGCGCGCTGCTTGGCGTTATCACCGAAACCGATTTCCGTTTGCATATGAATCTCACGGCGCTGGCCGGGCGTCGCCAGGTGGCTTCCATCATGTGCCGTTCGGTATGCAGCCTGCCGCCCGAGGCCGGTCTGCGCGACGCCGTTGAGATGATGCAGTCGCATCACGATACCAGTGTGGTGGTGGTTGAAGGCTATCGTCCGGTCGGTATCGTCACCGAGCGCAATATCGTGCGTTTTTATTGTAATGATCACGAAAACGGCACGGCGGTATTGCGGGATGTCATGAGCGCGCCGGTATTGACGGTCACTGTCGACAGCACCATCAATGAAGCCGCCGATCTTATGCTGAAGGCGGGGGTGCGCCATCTGGTGGTACTCGATCAGGCCGGTCAATTGGCCGGGTTTCTCGACGAACACGATCTGACCCGCACCATGATACTCGGTTTGATGGAGGACGAGTCGATTGCCGACGCCGCCTTTCTGCGCACATTGATTAAAACCATTCCCGATCTGGTTTGGCTGAAGAATGAGGCAGGGGCGTATCTTGCCTGCAATCAACGTTTCGAAAATTTCCTTGGCGCACCGGAAGCGGAAATTGTCGGCAAGACCGATTACGATTTTCTGGATAAATCCCAGGCAGATGCGTTCCGCGAGCACGATGTCAGGGTAATAGCCTCCGGTACGCCTGCCGTCAAGGAAGTAAGCTTGACGTTTGCAAGCGACGGCTACCATGGCCGGTTCGAAACCGTCAAAACGCCGATGCACGACGGCGACGGACGCCTGATCGGCGTTTTGGGCGTTGCGCGCGACATTACCGAACGCGCGCGTATGCAGCGGCAGCTGGACGATTACCGTAAACGCCTGGAAGGGCAGGTGGCGGAGGAGTCCACCAAGTTCAGCGCTTTGATCGAACAGTCGCTGGTAGGGCATTACATAATCCAGGACGAGGTTTTTCATTACGTCAACAGCGGGTTTGCCGCGCTGTTCGGATACGATGCGCCGGAAGAGATAATCGATCGCATTCCTTATCTCGATCTGGTTGCCGATCAGGATAGAGGCCGGGTTGCCGGCAATATCCGGCGTCAGCTTGCCGGTGTATCGACATCAATACGCTACAGTTTTTCCGCGCTCAAGCGCGACGGCGCGCGCATCATGGTGGAGGTGCACGGCAGCGTGATCGATTACCAGGGACGGCCGGCGATTATCGGCACTGTGGTGGATGTCAGCGATGCCTATCGCACCCGAGCCGAACTGGAGTCCCTTGTCGAACAAAAAAACGCCGAACTGTATCGCAGCGAAAAGCTGTTCCGCACTATTTTCGAACAGGCCGGTAGCGGTATCGAACTGATCGATCCGGCGACTTTGCGTTTCCTTGATGTCAACGACGCGGCGTGTACCAAGCTGGGTTATACCCGCGATGAATATTTAAAGCTGCGCCTTGCCGATACGCAAGCCGAGTTGAGCGAGCAGGAGCTGCGGCAGGTGGTTAACAGGCTGGACGAAACGAAAGGGGGTGCCAGGTTCGAGAACCGCCATCGTTGCAGGAATGGCGATGTGCTTGATATCGAAATCCATGCGCGCATGCTTGATATGGGCGAGCAGCGATTGCTGGTCGGTATCTGGCACGATATTACCGAACGCAAGCGCAACGAGGCCGCAATGGTGGCGCGTGAACGCGAGTTTCGCACGCTGGCGGAAAATACGCCGGATAATATCGCCCGTCACGATAGCAATGCGCGTCTGCTCTATATCAATCCGGCGCTGGAGCGCACCTTGGGGCGCCGGCGTGATGAGTTGCTGGGGAAAATACCGCAGGAAGTGGCGCCTGGCGATATCTATGCCAATTATCAACAAACCATCCTGCAGGTTGCCGCAACCGGAGAGAGCGCCAGTTTCGAGCTGGTTCACCCTGATGAGCAAGGTTTGCCTTCCCGCGTGCATCTGATCAAGGCGGTAGCCGAGCCGGGAAGCGGTAATAAGCGTAACGTGTTGGCTGTCGGGCGCGATATCACCGATCTCAAGCGCGCGGAGGAAAACATGCGTTTGCTGGCCAGCATATTCGAGACCTGCCAGGAAGCGATTCTGGTTACCAACGCAGATAATATCATTGTCGTGGTCAACCCGGCGTTTAGCCGGATTACCGGTTACCGGCGTGATGAGGTGCTGGGAAAAAATCCGAAAATTCTAAGTTCGGGGCGCCAGGACAAAGTTTTTTATGCACACATGTGGCAGGCCATTAAAACGAAAATGGAATGGCGCGGCGAAGTATGGAATCGTCGTAAATCAGGCGAAGTTTATGCCGAATTGCTCTCGATCGCGGTCATCAGCGATGAGCGGGGCAGGGCGTTGCGTCATGTCGGGGTTTTTTCGGATATTACCGCTCTTAAATCTCACGAAGCCGAGTTGAACCAGATAGCCAATTACGACGCGCTGACCGCATTACCGAACAGGCGTCTGCTGACGGATCGACTGCAGCAGGCGATCGCGCGCGCGCAGCGCAGCAGCAAGGTGTTGGCGGTATGTTATCTCGACCTTGACGGCTTCAAGCAGGTCAACGACCGTTTTGGTCATGAAGCCGGCGATCAATTGCTGGTGGATATGACCTACCGGTTGCAGGCGGCGCTGCGGGCCGAAGATACGCTGGCCCGGCTGGGAGGGGACGAGTTCGTGATTTTGCTTGGCGATCTGGCCGATGAGCACGATTATTTTCCGGTACTGGATCGCATGCTGGCGATCGTCGCGGCTCCGGTGATCCGCGACGGCCGAGAAATGACGGTGTCGGCCAGTATCGGTGTGACATTCTATCCGCATGATAACGAGGATGGCGATACCCTGCTGCGCCATGCCGATCAGGCCATGTACGCCGCAAAACAAACCGGAAAGCGCCGCTACCAGGTTTACGACGCCGGGCACGATCAACGCTTGCGGCGTGTTTATGAGTTTAAACTCGAGATCGAGCGGGGCTTGAATGAAGGAGAGTTCGAACTTTACTATCAGCCCAAAATGGAACTGGCTTCCGGTCGCATTCTTGCCGTGGAGGCTTTGATCCGCTGGCGGCATCCCGAACGTGGACTGCTGCTTCCCGCCGATTTTTTACCGGTAATAGAAAACTCGGAACTGGAAATTCGCCTGGGGGCATGGGTTATCGATGCCGCTCTCGCCCAGCTTGCCGTTTGGCAGGAAACGGGTATTGATTTGGGCGTCAGTATCAATATTTCCGCGCGCCATCTCCAGTCCGAAGATTTTGTTTCCGGTCTGGAGCTGACGCTGAGCCGGTATCCGTCCGTACCCAGGGACAAATTGCAAATCGAGATATTGGAAACGGCCGCGCTCGAGGATTTCGATCTGTCGACGGAGACGATACAGGCGTGCCGCAAGCTCGGAGTCGATTTTGCGCTGGACGATTTCGGCACCGGCTACTCTTCGCTGGCTTATCTGCGCAGGCTTCCAGCGGATACGCTGAAAATAGACGCGTCGTTTATCCGCAATCTGCTGGAGGATAGCGGCGATCAGGCCATCGTGCAGGGCGTGATTGCATTGGCGAAAGCCTTTAATCGCAGCACGGTGGCGGAAGGCGTCGAGGTGCCGGAATTGATTCCAATATTGATTAATATCGGGTGTACCCATGCGCAGGGTTATGGTATAGCTTATCCCATGCCGGTGGAAGAGTTGTTGTTATGGCTGAACGAGCGAGTCTCAAGGATCTGA
- a CDS encoding LexA family protein — MSIASRIKNARMQAGMSQRALAKRSGLSQQLISKLENGLVESTTEVFKLAETLHVDAVWLATGKETSAGPDTQNAAATAFVPLVSWVAAGLWREMENHLQPGSHEELVPVSCRVSRNAFALRVQGDSMEPVFPNGSYIIVDPALEAHHGSYVVMRMDDAEQATFKQLVIDGSERYLKPLNPRYPLMPIRQSVTVCGVVRQMLMNFDYNQPQN, encoded by the coding sequence ATGTCAATAGCTAGCCGTATAAAAAACGCCAGAATGCAGGCAGGCATGAGCCAGCGGGCCTTGGCCAAACGCTCAGGACTGAGCCAGCAACTCATTTCGAAACTGGAAAACGGGCTGGTCGAGTCAACCACAGAAGTATTCAAACTGGCGGAAACCTTGCATGTGGATGCGGTGTGGCTGGCGACAGGCAAAGAAACATCAGCCGGCCCGGATACGCAAAATGCGGCAGCGACCGCGTTTGTTCCCCTCGTTTCCTGGGTAGCCGCAGGCCTGTGGCGAGAAATGGAAAACCACTTGCAACCCGGCAGCCACGAGGAATTGGTGCCGGTCAGTTGCCGCGTCAGCCGCAACGCCTTTGCGCTGCGCGTACAAGGCGACAGCATGGAGCCGGTTTTCCCCAACGGCAGCTACATCATCGTCGATCCGGCGCTGGAAGCGCATCATGGCAGCTATGTCGTGATGCGGATGGACGATGCGGAGCAAGCCACCTTTAAACAGCTTGTTATAGACGGCAGCGAACGCTACCTGAAACCGCTCAATCCCAGATATCCGCTGATGCCGATACGGCAAAGCGTAACCGTATGCGGCGTCGTACGGCAAATGCTGATGAATTTCGACTACAACCAACCACAAAATTAG
- a CDS encoding LysR family transcriptional regulator produces the protein MTNRLNGISAFVEAAEAGSFALAAERMRLTRSAVGKSISRLEQRLGVRLFQRTTRSQSLTDEGQAYYERCVRALAELDAGALALDSGKGEPVGRLRISVPVLFGRHCVAPVLLALGRRYPRLVMEMSFNDRVVDLVEEGYDLAVRIGNLPDSSSLAARRLAAQRMVICAAPRYLDACGKPAGLDELSGHIGIAYGRSGRIQPWRVSDAGGQALKPQVDIRYVFDDLQAIADAAVAGMGLAWLPCWLMANSARAGELAIVMDCDTMQAADIYAVWPRSHYLPTKTRAAIDALVAEIPGRIGHFEQVLGGASQN, from the coding sequence ATGACTAATCGACTAAACGGTATCAGCGCTTTCGTCGAAGCGGCGGAGGCCGGCAGCTTTGCTCTGGCAGCGGAGCGCATGCGGCTAACCCGTTCCGCGGTGGGGAAGAGTATTTCGCGGCTGGAGCAGCGCCTGGGCGTCCGTTTGTTTCAAAGAACGACGCGCAGCCAGAGTTTGACCGATGAAGGACAGGCGTATTACGAACGTTGCGTGCGGGCGTTGGCTGAGCTGGATGCAGGCGCATTGGCGCTTGATAGCGGAAAAGGCGAACCAGTGGGGCGTTTGCGGATCAGCGTGCCGGTGCTGTTCGGCCGCCATTGCGTCGCGCCCGTATTGCTCGCGCTGGGACGCCGTTATCCCAGGCTGGTGATGGAAATGTCGTTCAACGACCGTGTGGTTGATCTGGTTGAGGAGGGGTATGACCTTGCTGTGCGCATTGGCAACCTGCCCGATAGCAGCTCCCTGGCCGCACGAAGGCTGGCAGCTCAACGAATGGTGATCTGCGCGGCTCCCCGTTACCTGGACGCATGCGGTAAACCGGCCGGCTTAGATGAGCTGTCCGGCCATATCGGCATAGCTTATGGGCGCTCGGGCCGTATACAGCCGTGGCGCGTAAGTGATGCAGGCGGTCAGGCGCTCAAGCCCCAGGTCGATATCCGTTACGTGTTCGACGATTTGCAGGCAATCGCCGATGCCGCCGTGGCGGGTATGGGGCTGGCCTGGCTGCCGTGCTGGTTGATGGCGAACAGTGCGCGGGCAGGCGAGCTGGCAATAGTGATGGACTGCGACACTATGCAGGCGGCGGACATCTACGCTGTGTGGCCCCGCTCGCATTATTTGCCAACTAAAACGCGAGCGGCAATCGATGCGCTGGTGGCTGAAATCCCTGGAAGGATCGGGCATTTTGAACAAGTCTTAGGAGGCGCAAGCCAGAATTAA